One genomic region from Augochlora pura isolate Apur16 chromosome 7, APUR_v2.2.1, whole genome shotgun sequence encodes:
- the LOC144472319 gene encoding uncharacterized protein LOC144472319, which produces MYGVCHPSYYHIGKLGCTDPVKISTMFNVYIELCEARRYWEVNYKYKENLDLLYLEVKRKKNCETEFYIPWSTLYNISLDKIEEIQEGLGSDKITFVFKSEDGTSIIYKVTKGLVKPLSPEDSKLMKEKEEKKLELEKQIRKNTSNLYELAKSLNSDNSNKEMETDVNKANEET; this is translated from the exons ATGTACGGTGTATGTCATCCTAGT TATTATCATATCGGAAAATTGGGATGCACAGATCCGGTAAAGATAAGTACAATGTTCAACGTTTATATCGAACTGTGTGAAG CACGGCGATATTGGGAAGTTAATTACAAGTACAAGGAGAATCTGGATTTGCTGTATTTAGAAgttaaaagaaagaagaactGTGAAACAGAATTCTACATACCATGGTCGACATTATACAACATATCGTTAgacaaaatagaagaaatacaaGAAGGATTAGGCAGTGATAA GATCACATTTGTTTTCAAATCTGAGGATGGTACCAGTATTATCTACAAGGTGACTAAAGGCTTAGTTAAACCTTTGTCTCCCGAAGATAGTAAATTAAtgaaggagaaagaagagaaaaaattagaattggaaaagcaaattagaaaaaatactTCAAACTTGTATGAATTAGCTAAATCTTTAAATTcggataatagtaataaagaAATGGAAACTGATGTCAATAAAGCAAATGAAGAAacataa